One Mangrovimonas cancribranchiae DNA segment encodes these proteins:
- a CDS encoding OsmC family protein: MKFSRHAKAVWKGAGKEGSGTLTTDSKVLNNTSYSFHTRFEDGDGTNPEELVGAAHAGCFAMQLSFLLGEEGVTPNTLDVAASVNFKDGSIVQIELNLQADVPGISEDKFKEVATNAKNVCPISKLLDTDIKLHISLNQ; the protein is encoded by the coding sequence ATGAAATTTTCAAGACACGCAAAAGCAGTATGGAAAGGAGCCGGAAAAGAAGGAAGCGGCACGTTAACAACAGATAGTAAAGTTTTAAACAATACAAGCTATTCGTTTCATACAAGATTTGAGGATGGTGATGGTACCAATCCAGAAGAGCTTGTAGGGGCAGCTCATGCAGGATGCTTTGCCATGCAATTAAGTTTTTTATTAGGAGAAGAAGGTGTAACACCAAACACATTAGATGTTGCTGCCTCAGTAAACTTTAAAGATGGTAGTATTGTACAAATAGAGCTTAATTTACAAGCCGATGTACCTGGTATTAGTGAAGATAAGTTTAAAGAAGTAGCTACAAACGCTAAAAATGTTTGCCCTATTTCAAAATTACTAGATACCGATATTAAATTACATATTAGTCTTAATCAATAA
- a CDS encoding alkene reductase, whose amino-acid sequence MSQSLLKPYDKLALKNRVVMAPMTRSRAENTEKQPVEMHALYYEQRASAGLIITEGSQVSEQAVGYIFTPGIHSKAQVEGWKNVTQRVHDKGGKIFIQLWHVGRISHPDFHNGELPLAPSAINPKAQSFTPNGFKDTVTPREMTKEDIKQTIADFKNAAVNAMEAGFDGVEIHSSNGYLFHQFFSNCSNRRTDEYGGNAENKSRFFFEVLDAVKQVMPEDKIGVRFNPSLHGLFGITVDEETIPTFEYIIKNLNNYNLAYVHLSEPFTDVSNVPHAVTNIAAHFRPLYNGTLMINAGFTQESGNKAIANGLADLVAFGKPFISNPDLVERFQHNIPLTQWDNDTFYTQGEKGYTDYKKAELNKTN is encoded by the coding sequence ATGTCACAATCACTATTAAAACCTTACGACAAATTAGCCCTAAAAAACCGAGTTGTTATGGCACCTATGACGAGAAGTCGTGCCGAAAATACCGAAAAACAACCTGTAGAAATGCATGCGTTGTATTATGAGCAAAGAGCATCGGCAGGATTAATTATTACTGAAGGTTCGCAAGTTTCTGAACAAGCTGTAGGGTATATATTCACACCAGGAATACACAGTAAAGCACAAGTTGAAGGCTGGAAAAATGTTACCCAACGCGTTCATGATAAAGGTGGAAAAATCTTTATTCAATTATGGCATGTTGGTCGTATATCACATCCTGATTTTCATAATGGCGAATTACCATTAGCACCATCAGCTATTAATCCTAAAGCACAATCATTTACACCTAACGGATTTAAAGATACTGTAACCCCTCGTGAAATGACAAAGGAGGATATTAAGCAAACCATTGCTGATTTTAAAAATGCAGCAGTTAATGCTATGGAAGCTGGGTTTGATGGTGTAGAAATACACTCATCAAACGGGTATTTATTTCATCAATTTTTTAGTAATTGTTCTAATAGAAGAACAGATGAATATGGTGGGAATGCCGAAAATAAAAGTCGATTCTTTTTCGAGGTATTAGATGCGGTGAAACAAGTCATGCCAGAAGATAAGATAGGTGTTAGGTTTAACCCCTCTTTACATGGCTTATTTGGTATAACTGTTGACGAAGAAACAATACCTACTTTTGAGTATATCATTAAAAATCTTAACAATTATAATTTAGCTTATGTGCATTTATCTGAGCCGTTTACCGATGTTTCTAATGTGCCTCATGCTGTAACCAATATAGCAGCTCATTTTAGACCACTATATAATGGCACACTAATGATTAATGCAGGATTTACTCAAGAATCTGGAAATAAAGCTATAGCTAATGGCTTAGCTGATTTGGTAGCTTTTGGTAAACCATTTATATCTAATCCAGATTTAGTTGAAAGGTTTCAGCATAATATTCCACTAACCCAATGGGACAATGATACCTTTTACACGCAAGGTGAAAAAGGCTATACCGATTATAAAAAAGCAGAATTAAATAAAACCAATTAA
- a CDS encoding pitrilysin family protein: MKYLKLSLTLLIVFLVSCKEKTQEEVAEVKPTEFKINYEKFTLDNGLEVILHEDHSDPIVAVATMMHVGSNREKPGRTGFAHFFEHMSFNDSENVPRGANRKMIPEWGGSRNGGTWSDGTVYYEVVPKDAFDKIMWIDSDRFGYMINTVTKAALEREKQVVKNEKRQRVDNAPYGYTDEIIRKNLYPEGHPYNWTVIGQLPDLQAATIDDVKEFYNKYYGAANATLVIAGDIDVAETKQKVKQWFGEIRKGPDVEPLQPMSVTLNETKSLYFEDNFAKLPELRIVIPTVEEYHKDTYALQILGNLLSGSKKAPLYKVLVEEKKLAPNIGAYQSSSELAGEFIFRVRANAGTDLDSVKLAINEGLTRFEEQGVSEKDLKRIKAELETGLYRGVSTVLNKAFQLAQDNEFNGDPSYITQTAKLTKAVTPEDVMRVYNKYIKNANYVMTSVVPKGQLELAITNADKAEVWIEEVKQDVASEEVSQGEEAEYEKTPSKYDRSEPPFGELPLFETPEVYQESLENGLTVYGIENNEVPLIQFDITIPGGHLMDPEGKSGVANLFTDLMMEGTANKTPAELEEAIGLLGASINMYAASEDMHISGSCLAKNFEETMKLVKEIILEPRWDTKEFTRLKQALETSLKDSESNPRRIAYNVYAKLLYGDNHNFGVPTSGTLETAKTISIEDLQAFYSKLSPEGANLHVVGDLNQSQVMNVAGVLNDWNTPQSIHPQYNLPETPKTNTVYFVDVPGSKQSVLYIGKLVLSETNPEANNLAYANEILGGGSSGRLFQTLRIEKGYTYGAYSGIRESKEVGPFYINSSVRANATLASLEIIKDMVASYADNFGEEELNITKDKLLKGNTRALESLGAKLGMLQDISKYNKPVDFVKQDQNELVAMSLSDYHNMINKYLQEEDMLYVVVGDKETQWQEVEKLGKPMVELDIQGNKVK, from the coding sequence ATGAAATACCTTAAATTATCACTCACATTACTTATTGTTTTTTTAGTTTCATGCAAAGAAAAAACACAAGAAGAAGTGGCCGAAGTAAAACCAACAGAGTTTAAAATTAATTATGAAAAGTTCACACTTGATAATGGACTAGAAGTCATCTTACACGAAGATCATAGCGATCCTATTGTGGCTGTAGCAACCATGATGCATGTAGGATCTAATAGAGAAAAACCTGGCCGAACTGGGTTTGCTCATTTTTTTGAGCATATGAGTTTTAATGATTCCGAGAATGTGCCACGTGGCGCTAATAGAAAAATGATTCCGGAGTGGGGAGGAAGTAGAAATGGTGGAACTTGGAGTGATGGTACGGTATATTATGAAGTGGTTCCTAAAGATGCCTTCGATAAAATTATGTGGATCGATTCCGATCGTTTTGGTTACATGATAAATACGGTTACCAAAGCAGCTTTAGAGCGAGAAAAGCAAGTGGTGAAAAACGAAAAACGCCAACGTGTAGATAATGCACCTTATGGCTATACCGATGAAATTATTCGTAAAAACTTATATCCAGAAGGGCATCCTTACAATTGGACAGTTATTGGTCAGTTGCCAGATTTACAAGCCGCTACAATTGACGATGTTAAGGAGTTTTACAATAAATATTATGGCGCTGCAAATGCGACTTTGGTTATTGCAGGCGATATTGATGTTGCTGAAACAAAGCAAAAAGTAAAACAGTGGTTTGGTGAAATTAGAAAAGGGCCAGATGTAGAACCACTACAACCTATGTCCGTAACGTTAAATGAAACAAAGTCGTTATACTTCGAAGATAATTTTGCAAAACTACCTGAACTACGTATAGTAATACCTACCGTAGAAGAATATCATAAAGATACTTACGCCTTACAAATATTAGGTAATTTATTAAGCGGTAGTAAAAAAGCGCCGTTATATAAAGTGCTGGTTGAAGAAAAGAAATTAGCTCCTAACATTGGTGCTTACCAAAGTAGTAGCGAGTTAGCAGGAGAGTTTATATTTAGAGTTCGTGCCAATGCAGGAACAGATTTAGATAGTGTAAAACTAGCTATAAATGAAGGGTTAACACGTTTTGAAGAGCAAGGTGTTAGCGAAAAAGATTTAAAGCGTATTAAAGCTGAATTAGAAACAGGCCTATATCGTGGTGTAAGTACTGTGTTAAACAAGGCTTTTCAATTAGCTCAAGATAACGAGTTTAATGGAGACCCAAGCTACATCACGCAAACAGCTAAGCTTACTAAAGCCGTTACCCCAGAAGATGTTATGCGCGTTTATAACAAGTACATAAAAAATGCCAATTATGTTATGACAAGCGTTGTACCCAAAGGACAATTGGAATTAGCAATAACAAATGCAGATAAAGCTGAAGTGTGGATTGAAGAAGTAAAACAAGATGTAGCAAGCGAAGAAGTAAGTCAAGGTGAAGAAGCCGAATACGAAAAAACACCATCTAAATATGATAGAAGTGAACCACCTTTTGGAGAATTACCATTGTTTGAAACACCAGAAGTTTACCAAGAGAGCTTAGAGAATGGCTTAACTGTTTATGGCATTGAGAATAATGAAGTGCCTTTAATACAGTTCGACATTACCATTCCTGGAGGACATTTAATGGATCCAGAAGGAAAATCTGGAGTTGCTAATTTATTCACAGACCTTATGATGGAAGGTACAGCCAATAAAACCCCAGCAGAGTTAGAAGAAGCAATTGGTCTTTTAGGAGCTAGTATTAACATGTATGCAGCTTCAGAAGATATGCATATTTCAGGATCATGTTTGGCTAAAAACTTTGAGGAAACCATGAAACTGGTTAAAGAAATTATTTTAGAACCTCGTTGGGATACGAAAGAGTTTACCCGTTTAAAACAAGCCTTAGAAACTAGTTTAAAGGATAGCGAATCCAACCCAAGAAGAATAGCATATAACGTTTATGCAAAATTACTGTATGGCGACAACCATAACTTTGGAGTGCCAACTTCAGGAACCTTGGAAACAGCCAAGACCATCTCTATAGAAGACCTTCAGGCGTTCTATAGTAAACTATCTCCAGAAGGTGCTAACTTACACGTAGTGGGCGATTTAAATCAATCTCAAGTTATGAATGTAGCTGGAGTGTTAAACGACTGGAATACCCCTCAATCAATACATCCGCAGTACAATTTACCAGAAACCCCTAAAACAAACACGGTTTATTTTGTTGATGTACCAGGATCTAAACAATCGGTATTATATATAGGTAAATTAGTTTTATCTGAAACGAACCCAGAAGCCAATAATCTAGCTTATGCTAACGAGATTTTAGGAGGTGGTTCAAGCGGACGCTTATTTCAAACATTACGTATAGAAAAAGGATATACTTATGGAGCATATTCTGGAATACGTGAAAGTAAAGAAGTAGGGCCATTTTATATAAACTCTAGTGTAAGAGCAAACGCCACCTTAGCATCTTTAGAAATTATTAAAGATATGGTCGCTAGTTATGCTGATAACTTTGGTGAAGAAGAATTGAATATAACTAAAGACAAACTACTTAAAGGAAACACAAGAGCATTAGAAAGCCTAGGTGCAAAACTTGGTATGTTGCAAGATATTAGTAAATACAATAAACCAGTAGATTTTGTAAAGCAGGATCAAAATGAATTAGTAGCCATGTCGTTAAGCGATTATCATAACATGATTAACAAATACCTACAAGAAGAAGACATGCTTTATGTGGTAGTAGGTGATAAAGAAACACAATGGCAGGAAGTTGAAAAGTTAGGAAAACCTATGGTAGAATTAGATATTCAAGGCAATAAAGTAAAATAG
- a CDS encoding amidohydrolase family protein, whose amino-acid sequence MKYLKLLSLFIVISFNVNAQDKLNLYSDKQANDTYAITHVNVIPMTKDNTVIKNATVVIQHTKIQSINGAIPKHAKIIDGTGKWLIPGLIDMHVHNLASSSPFVMYPTKGPLVNYNTQDLMTLYVANGVTTVFELSAKPEHIGQRNEITRGDVIGPRIALAALIDGKGMSMTATNPSDGRQAVRIAKAEQYEFIKVYSQLNEETFKAIIDEAKQQNMKVVGHIPTVFKGKPGKDFFIPHFGLIAHAEELSKQTNDYSYEKAKEFARLAKENGTRLIPNLSNMESIIKQAKSLQSIQDLQSFKYVHPLMQSKWLTANRYNGASEELIEYFQHQADFHKLIVKAFKENNVPMVAGTDAGTSGIVWGFSLHDELKLLVEAGLTNEEALASGTRLGAKWLEIDDKVGTIEMGKFADLILLEDNPLLNISNTRKISGVFVNGKWLDETKIDSMLLGVENWNNANKENYDWNALINSLNDY is encoded by the coding sequence ATGAAATACTTAAAACTTCTATCGCTATTTATTGTTATTAGCTTCAATGTAAACGCACAAGACAAGTTAAATTTATATTCAGATAAACAAGCGAATGACACTTACGCTATAACACATGTGAATGTCATCCCAATGACTAAAGACAATACGGTCATTAAAAATGCTACTGTTGTAATACAACACACAAAAATCCAATCCATTAATGGAGCAATTCCAAAGCATGCAAAAATAATCGATGGAACAGGTAAGTGGCTCATTCCAGGATTAATCGATATGCACGTTCATAATCTTGCAAGTTCTAGCCCTTTTGTTATGTATCCAACAAAAGGTCCGTTAGTAAATTATAATACGCAAGATTTAATGACATTGTATGTTGCAAATGGTGTGACAACTGTTTTTGAATTAAGCGCAAAGCCAGAACATATAGGACAACGTAATGAAATTACTAGAGGCGATGTTATTGGACCAAGGATAGCTCTAGCAGCCTTAATTGATGGAAAAGGAATGAGTATGACAGCAACAAATCCATCTGACGGAAGGCAAGCTGTACGAATAGCAAAAGCCGAACAATACGAGTTTATTAAAGTTTATAGCCAATTAAACGAAGAAACCTTTAAGGCAATAATAGATGAAGCCAAACAGCAAAACATGAAAGTTGTTGGGCACATTCCAACTGTATTTAAAGGAAAGCCAGGCAAAGATTTTTTTATTCCGCATTTTGGTTTAATTGCACACGCCGAAGAATTGTCTAAGCAAACTAACGATTATAGTTATGAAAAAGCCAAAGAGTTTGCTCGCTTAGCAAAAGAAAATGGTACGCGGTTAATTCCGAATTTAAGCAATATGGAATCCATTATTAAACAAGCAAAATCATTACAAAGTATTCAAGATTTGCAAAGCTTTAAGTATGTGCATCCACTCATGCAAAGTAAATGGCTAACTGCAAATCGTTACAATGGCGCATCTGAAGAACTAATTGAGTATTTCCAACACCAGGCTGATTTTCATAAACTAATTGTTAAAGCTTTTAAAGAAAATAACGTTCCTATGGTTGCAGGAACCGACGCTGGCACCTCTGGTATTGTTTGGGGATTTTCATTGCACGACGAACTTAAACTATTAGTAGAAGCTGGTTTAACTAATGAAGAAGCATTAGCTTCAGGAACAAGACTAGGAGCAAAATGGCTTGAAATTGATGATAAAGTTGGAACCATAGAAATGGGCAAATTTGCAGATTTAATTTTACTTGAAGACAACCCATTGTTAAATATTAGCAATACACGTAAAATTTCAGGAGTATTTGTAAATGGAAAATGGCTTGATGAAACAAAAATTGATTCCATGCTGTTAGGGGTAGAAAATTGGAATAATGCCAATAAAGAAAATTACGATTGGAATGCACTTATAAACAGTTTAAATGATTATTAA
- a CDS encoding NAD(P)H-dependent oxidoreductase, which translates to MSLINDLQWRYAAKAMNGKTVPQEKIDYILEAARLAPSSSGLQPYEILVITNKELQEKIKPIAFNQSQIVDASHVLVFAAWDNYTLDRIENVFQATLKERNLPSDTMDAYKERLWGLYEPLGEEWHAHHTAKQAYIAFGMAIAAAAEQKVDATPMEGFDAEALDNLLELNKKGLKSALVLTLGYRDDNNDWLVGMKKVRTPKDKFITELV; encoded by the coding sequence ATGAGTTTAATTAATGATTTACAGTGGCGTTATGCCGCTAAAGCGATGAACGGAAAGACCGTTCCACAAGAAAAAATAGATTACATATTAGAAGCTGCGCGTTTAGCACCTTCATCATCAGGGCTCCAACCTTATGAGATTCTTGTTATTACTAATAAAGAGCTGCAGGAAAAGATAAAACCTATAGCGTTTAACCAAAGTCAAATTGTCGACGCATCGCATGTATTGGTATTTGCAGCTTGGGATAATTACACTCTAGATCGTATAGAGAATGTATTTCAAGCGACATTAAAAGAACGCAACTTACCAAGTGATACTATGGATGCTTATAAAGAGCGTTTGTGGGGATTATACGAACCACTAGGTGAGGAGTGGCACGCGCACCATACAGCTAAACAAGCGTATATTGCGTTTGGTATGGCTATAGCAGCTGCTGCCGAGCAAAAAGTTGACGCAACCCCAATGGAAGGTTTTGATGCTGAAGCGCTAGATAATCTTTTAGAGTTAAATAAAAAAGGCTTAAAGTCAGCTTTGGTATTAACATTAGGTTATAGAGATGATAATAACGACTGGTTGGTTGGTATGAAAAAAGTGCGTACACCAAAAGATAAGTTTATTACAGAGCTTGTTTAA
- a CDS encoding Crp/Fnr family transcriptional regulator, which produces MYQNIEKHITNYVKASANDLQVFTSKLTAVNIKKKAFLLEPDTFIHNEYFVEKGCLIAYYLDTKGNKHIVQFAIENWWIGDFDAYFNNTPSKLYIQAIEDASLLALSKKQFNQLLLEAPIFERYFRTLVTNAFIAQRKRILSTLHNSVKERYQEFKVLYPTIQDRVPNYHIANYLGMSPESLSRVRKQLKG; this is translated from the coding sequence ATGTATCAAAACATTGAAAAACATATAACTAACTATGTAAAGGCATCAGCTAATGATTTGCAGGTCTTTACATCAAAGTTGACGGCTGTTAATATTAAGAAAAAAGCATTTTTATTAGAGCCTGATACCTTCATTCATAATGAGTATTTCGTTGAAAAAGGCTGTTTAATTGCGTATTATTTAGATACTAAAGGTAATAAACACATTGTACAATTTGCTATTGAAAATTGGTGGATTGGAGATTTTGACGCGTATTTTAATAACACCCCATCCAAACTATACATTCAAGCTATAGAAGATGCCTCTTTACTTGCGCTTAGTAAAAAGCAGTTTAACCAACTCTTATTAGAAGCGCCTATTTTTGAAAGGTATTTCCGTACTTTAGTTACTAATGCTTTTATTGCTCAGAGAAAACGTATTTTATCAACACTACACAATTCGGTTAAAGAACGTTATCAGGAATTTAAAGTACTTTATCCTACTATTCAAGATAGGGTTCCTAATTACCATATTGCGAACTATTTAGGGATGTCTCCAGAAAGTTTAAGTCGTGTGCGTAAGCAGTTGAAAGGTTAA
- a CDS encoding DUF3817 domain-containing protein: protein MKLLISVFRIIALLEGISYILLLFIAVPIKYIGHDPQYVKLLGMPHGLLFVGYIVLAILIGKELQWKTKTFTLVILASIIPFATFYVDQKILKQQTV, encoded by the coding sequence ATGAAATTACTTATATCTGTATTTAGAATTATTGCCTTATTGGAAGGTATTTCTTATATTCTGCTTCTTTTTATTGCTGTTCCTATTAAGTATATAGGTCATGATCCACAATATGTGAAATTATTAGGTATGCCACACGGACTTTTATTTGTTGGATACATTGTTTTAGCTATATTAATAGGCAAAGAATTACAATGGAAAACCAAAACATTTACCCTTGTTATTTTGGCATCGATAATTCCTTTTGCTACATTTTATGTAGATCAAAAAATTTTAAAACAACAAACCGTTTAA
- a CDS encoding NAD(P)-dependent alcohol dehydrogenase yields the protein MTTVKAYGSTAPENALEPLDIKRRDVGETDVKIDILYCGVCHSDIHTARNEWGGAKYPVVPGHEIIGRVVTVGDDVANFKVGDLVGVGCMVDSCQTCNSCKNDLEQFCENGATFTYGSADQHIKGQQTYGGYSTMVVVDKEFVLRVPENIDPAGAAPLLCAGITTWSPLRHWNVKKGDKVGVIGLGGLGHMGVKFAHALGAEVVMITTSPEKGNDAKALGADDVLISTDQEDMAKHAASFDFILNTIPVGHKMDPYIQLLKIDATMVIVGAVEPLEPFHGGGLIMGRKRVAGSLIGGIKETQEMLDFCGEHNIVSDIEMINMQDINTAYDRVVKSDVKYRFVIDMKSLK from the coding sequence ATGACAACAGTTAAAGCATACGGGTCTACAGCGCCAGAAAACGCTTTAGAACCCTTAGATATAAAACGAAGAGACGTAGGAGAAACTGACGTTAAAATAGATATTTTGTACTGTGGTGTATGCCATAGTGATATTCACACTGCTAGAAACGAATGGGGCGGGGCAAAGTACCCTGTTGTACCAGGACATGAAATTATCGGTCGTGTGGTTACTGTTGGCGATGACGTAGCCAATTTTAAAGTAGGCGATTTAGTAGGTGTAGGATGTATGGTTGATTCCTGTCAAACATGTAATTCCTGTAAAAACGATCTTGAACAATTTTGTGAAAATGGCGCTACTTTTACCTATGGTAGTGCAGACCAACACATAAAAGGGCAACAAACTTATGGAGGCTATTCTACTATGGTAGTTGTAGATAAAGAGTTTGTGTTACGTGTGCCAGAAAATATCGATCCTGCTGGCGCCGCACCACTACTATGTGCTGGTATTACAACGTGGTCGCCTTTACGCCATTGGAATGTGAAAAAAGGCGATAAAGTAGGTGTTATAGGACTTGGAGGTTTAGGCCATATGGGCGTAAAGTTTGCTCATGCTCTTGGTGCCGAAGTTGTTATGATTACAACATCACCAGAAAAAGGAAACGATGCAAAAGCGCTTGGTGCAGACGATGTTTTAATCTCGACAGACCAAGAGGATATGGCAAAACATGCAGCAAGTTTCGACTTTATACTTAACACCATTCCTGTTGGGCATAAAATGGATCCTTACATTCAGTTACTTAAAATAGATGCCACAATGGTTATTGTTGGTGCAGTCGAACCATTAGAACCATTCCACGGTGGAGGACTTATAATGGGACGTAAACGTGTAGCAGGATCTCTTATTGGAGGTATTAAAGAAACCCAAGAAATGCTAGATTTTTGTGGCGAGCACAACATTGTTTCAGATATTGAAATGATAAATATGCAAGATATTAATACCGCTTACGACAGAGTAGTAAAGTCAGATGTGAAATATCGATTTGTTATCGATATGAAATCCCTTAAATAA
- a CDS encoding T9SS type A sorting domain-containing protein, which translates to MYLFNNKLKKCIIILWLVIGGGVFAQTTLIPDSNFEQALINIGIDTNGLNGNILNSDAITVEYLNLDHSFISDLSGIEAFSNLKYLFCFGNNISNVNLSQNTELKKLDLQENSLLSLNVSNNTKLRELYVNSNILSSLDVTNNPSLKILECSLNNLSNLNVTQNHNLERLNCYSNNLSSLNITSNIELKSLTTTFNPIGNLDVSSNTQLEFLSCGSNDLSSLSLVNNVMLKYIDCSNNTITALDISSSHNLERLFCSNNNINALDFSNANDLITSYADNNNISFLDFSNCSNVRRLRFNNNTLSNVDLRNQNNHNIVELEMLQNTNLSCIYVDDTSASYLQDWSVGSSCHFVENETECNALSVEQEKLDNISSLQIFPNPTKGKITIKTEFAINGKLTVYTLNGQTVFSTDLQNINSQEIYLGNLQSGIYMLKLFSHQENITQKLVIK; encoded by the coding sequence ATGTATCTGTTTAATAACAAATTAAAAAAATGTATAATTATCCTATGGTTAGTAATAGGAGGAGGCGTGTTTGCCCAAACAACCCTAATTCCAGATTCTAATTTTGAACAAGCTCTTATTAATATAGGGATTGATACTAATGGTTTAAATGGTAATATTTTAAATAGTGATGCTATTACTGTAGAGTACTTAAACTTGGATCATAGTTTTATTAGTGATTTATCAGGTATAGAAGCATTTTCTAATTTAAAATATTTATTCTGTTTTGGAAATAATATATCAAATGTAAATTTATCACAAAACACAGAGTTAAAAAAGTTAGATTTACAGGAGAATAGTTTGTTATCTCTAAATGTGTCTAACAATACTAAGTTAAGAGAGCTTTATGTTAATTCTAATATATTGTCAAGTTTAGATGTAACAAACAATCCTTCTTTAAAAATACTAGAGTGTAGTTTAAACAATTTATCTAATTTGAATGTTACACAAAATCATAATCTTGAGCGACTAAATTGTTATTCAAATAATTTATCTAGTTTAAATATTACAAGTAATATCGAGTTAAAAAGTCTTACAACAACATTTAACCCCATAGGAAATCTAGACGTTTCTAGTAATACTCAGTTAGAGTTTTTATCTTGTGGCTCTAATGATTTATCATCGTTATCATTGGTTAATAACGTTATGTTAAAGTATATAGACTGTAGTAATAATACTATAACAGCGTTAGATATTTCTTCAAGCCATAATTTAGAGCGCTTATTTTGTAGTAATAATAATATTAATGCTTTAGATTTTTCTAATGCAAACGATTTAATCACATCTTATGCAGATAATAATAACATTAGTTTTCTAGATTTTTCAAACTGCAGCAATGTAAGACGTCTTAGGTTTAACAATAACACACTTTCAAATGTAGATTTAAGAAACCAAAATAATCATAATATAGTTGAGCTAGAAATGCTGCAAAACACAAATCTTTCTTGTATTTATGTTGATGATACTAGCGCTTCATATTTACAAGACTGGAGTGTAGGGAGTTCGTGTCATTTTGTTGAAAATGAGACAGAGTGTAATGCTTTATCTGTTGAACAGGAAAAACTAGATAATATATCAAGCTTACAAATATTTCCTAACCCAACTAAGGGTAAAATTACAATTAAAACAGAGTTTGCTATTAATGGAAAGTTAACCGTATATACGTTAAATGGTCAAACCGTGTTCTCAACAGATTTACAAAATATAAATAGTCAAGAAATTTATTTAGGCAATCTACAATCAGGTATTTACATGTTAAAATTGTTTTCTCATCAAGAAAATATAACCCAAAAACTAGTTATAAAATAA